GTTCACTTGACTTTTTGCATGCGGTTCATGATGTGGGCTTCACCTTGTGAACCACCCAGCTCGTGGAccgcctgagagagagagagagcatgatgtgctctctctctctctccctctttgattatatatatataattttattttattttataatattaattatatattattatatattatattacatatttattgtataatatattttaaatatatttttttataaatataaattataataattaaatatatattatgatagttgttatatattaataatatataatatatataataggagaaatatatataataattttttatttatcttttcttttttttttcgttcaacCATtgatggaaaactatttttcatttcctacaaaccaaacactaaggagtgtaaaatttgtttttcatcgaaattttttttcacagttTCACAtgaaaccaaacagccccttaacCAATTTATCCCACATTTGTTTATTcctatatttaaaagatgttaattattttttacatctatgtttgaaattttttttatattttagtaggTGACCGCATATACGCCCGCATATCCACCCACGTATGCACTCGAATACTGCATATCCACTATGTGGTGGGTCTACCACCTGCAAAGTACATCACTTTTTAGAACATTGGTCAAGGCTGAGGAACAATTGACATGTTTGGTTTTACCAGCAAGTTAGTTAACCTTTTCAGCTTCTTATTCTTAGATCTTTGTTGTAATGGAGAATAAAACTCTGGACTTCTGACAATACTTAGCAGGATAACAATCCAAAACCATTTTTCCAGTATTAGGTTCTTCAAGACCAAATGAGTATAGTTTTTTAGAAGACTCATTTGTGAAACTGACCTATCCCACTATATAATCTTGTGAATTTCATACTTATTCTTGTGAAAGTCAGTCGGCCAAAACTGTTGCATCAGATGCTGgttaaatatttgaaattgcctttttttaatttggaaatagaataaattaactTCCTCTTCTAGCTTTCTGTGATACACTTTTCATATAGCTCTTTGAAAGTTCCTTTGTTATGGTGCTTTACAAAATCCAACTGTTTAGCGTAAACGATGATTGCACTGAGAAGTGTTAATGGTATTAGTTCTTTTagtgtattattaatttattatcgaTCAAACCTTGCTATGTATCTGTATAAAAGTTGTATGAAGCCTTGCTATGTGAAAGACTATTTTGTCGAGAATTGTGCAGCTGCTAGAGGTTTATCTCAGTTATTGGCGGCATATATGCCTGATTTAATATTCTAGTATTTATTCTTCAAGTTGGTATTCACCTCTGAACTTTGTAGTTTTCTTTGATTCTTACACATAACTTCTCTTACAGAATCGATTGCTTGCAATGAACTATATAGATGAGGGCTCAGATGATAAGCTTTTTGAAGCTCACAGGTATGAGCTACAACCTTCTAGAGAAAATCttgtttacattttttttttttaaatgttacaAGTGGGCTGAATTCTATGTTGGTCTTTTCAAGTTGGTGTTATTCATGTCACTTATGGTAAGGaagtcgatttggaagctggcACTTACTATTTTGATGTATAAGATGTGTTTGTTTCCGTATCCTTGGAAATCAATAGATATCTGGTTATATTCATCTAACATGGCAGTTAGATGTTTGCATTGTTTTTATTTAACCATAATAAATATTTGCATGGTCATAAACACCAAATTTAGTGAAAGAGAAGGCTTTATTAGAGAGAAGTCTTTTTCTTAGTTGAGAAATTGAATGGGAAATTTTGTCTGATTTAATTGATTGCCCTATTTGGGCTCCATGCCTACAATTTCCATCTTCCTTTTTCAATCAGAAATGCTGAACTAATGATATTATCACAGCCTTCTGATTTGTGTAATTAATGCCTATATTTCCTTTTGGAATACATGAATTCGCCACTTCCTAGTTGTGAAATGCTACATTAATAATTAGAGAGGGTAGGTTACTATTGATAGTTATATGGAGGCCAGTAGTATTCAGTTAAAATCAATGTTAGGGCATCTATATTGAAGATCCATAATGTTGTATGTGATGTGGAGTGTAAATATTTAGtaattaaagttcaaaattttgaaggtcTATCATGCATCAAGTGGTCTTGAAATGAGCAAATCTAAGTTGAAATTGCTACTTAAACATAGTACTTTCGGCCGATGGAAATTCAGAACTATTATGTTCAATCTAGGCGTGTGATATTATTTTCCTAATTGACTCACGTTTCACTGTCAAACTAAGAAGTACCTTAACAGCTGTCAGAAGgttcaattttgataaaaacTTGATATGTAAGTAAAAGCGGTCCAATAActgtgaaatttagtttctagaaaaGTTTGAGAGTAAAGATCACATTCAACAGTATGGTCTTTGATATAGATGCCCTGTTATCAATTTTAGCTTAACAATATTTGCTCcatatactattgatagtaaccTAGCCTTAATGGTTATGAtgattatattattttgtaatcATAATAGTTTCCTTTTGTGAAGTGTCTGTTTGcaaaatatcatataatatTGCATCACTTTCTGTGAATTGATAAGAGttacttgtaatttttattttaaacaggGAATGGGGAAGACGTTTTATGAAGCTATATCCACGGTTTACTAGTTGGGATAATGAGAAAGATATGGATCGTCCACTTGTAGTTGGTTACATATCCCCAGATTATTTTACTCATTCTGTGTCCTACTTCATCGAGGCACCTTTATCACACCATGACTACTCGAATTACAAGGTTGTAGTGTACTCTGCAGTTGTGAAGGTAGAGGAAGTCCTTGCTTTACTTCTGTAATCCAGTTCTTACATGACATGGACAAATTGCTTTTCTTACCTTAGTCTGTTCATAAATCTGTCATGCAAGGAGAGATCTCCTAGAAGCTTGGCAATGTATCTTTTTATATACTTCAATGAAAATCAATGGTAAATTTGTCCTTGAATTTTGATGCCGATTTCAATTGTGTCCCTGCAGCATCCATTTTAACAATCTAGTTCCTGAGGCTTGTTCTGAGTATAATTCTGAAAATACAATCCGTGTCAGcatcaatttcaattttaatgatGATACTTATGTTCAAGCCTATGTTGCCTTTTGTGTTTAGGCGCTAGGCTGATAGATGGACTTTGCACCTAACAGAAGATTGTTACAATTGAAGTTTTGGGGAAACAATAAATTCAGATCAAATTTCATGGGCAGAATTTTTAATTAACCCATTCTTAAAACTTCTGCATAGACTATACAGAGAAAGCATAATTCTTCATGCTGCATGATGAAATTATCCATCAGTATTTTACTCGTCAAAGATTTCATTGTTGTAATCGCATTTTCATTTGGCAAATTAATTTAGGCAGATGCCAAGACCCTTAAATTCAAGGACAGGGTGTTGAAGAAGGGTGGATTGTGGAGAGATATATATGGTGTCGATGAGAAGAAAGTAGCAAGTATGGTAAGAGAGGATAAAGTTGACATACTGGTAGAACTTACTGGTCATACTGCGAATAACAAGCTAGGGACTATGGCATGCCGACCGGCTCCTATTCAGGTACTATTAATATTTCCTGGTATAGTTGCTGATATTGCATGATATGTATTTCAGGGCTTTTCAGTGCTTTTTTTATctgtgtatatgtgtatatctGAAAAGGGCTCGAAGCAGAGGCATTTTGGTCCCTTTTGCCTGCTTTTATACTTGTAGCCAGAGTGCAAATCTTTTACTTCAGTGGCATTGTGCTTTTTGTGGTGCGGCTGCTGAACAGCTCTCTACACATGGAAGCAGAAAATTTCAGACACCAGGCTTTTGACAATCAAACAATCTGGAGATTTTGTTGTGGCAAGAAGCTAAAGTAAGCTTTTGGGTTTGAAAGGCAGAAGCCCCAATGTGCTTCTACTGTAGGTGAAATTGGAAATTTTTGTGGTGATTTTATAGGCTACTAGTGCTTCTTAGAAATATCTAGTCAAATAGCAATTCTGCAAAAAGCTCCAATCAGGCTAAACAGGCTTTATTGTCACCCTGCTTTTTCATCTTTCCTGTCTTTCTTAGTTCAATTTTCTACACTATGGTTAGTCCTTTTCAGATAAAACTTCATCATCAACTTTTGTTTTGTTGTTATACAATTTCTTGTTCTTTCCATgtcttaaataatatttatcttCTGCTTGCAGGTAACTTGGATCGGCTACCCTAATACAACGGGTTTGCCTACAATTGATTATCGAATTACAGACTCATTTGCTGATCCGCCTAATGCAAAGCAAAAGTATGTTGGACTTTTTGTAAAATTCACATTGGTCTGTTCCAATCAGTCATAATTACTGTATTTGTTTTTAGCATCTGATGGTAAAAGTTATCCACAGAAACATTGAAGAGTTGGTGCGCCTCCCTGAATGTTTCCTATGCTACACCCCTTCTCCCGAAGCTGGGCAAGTCTGTCCAACACCAGCTCTTTCGAATGGTTTCATTACTTTTGGGAGCTTTAATAATTTAGCAAAGGTAatgcatataaattatttattagatGCTATTGTTACTTTGATGTCATATATATTCTTTGCAAAATTACTGAAGTACATATATAACCCTGTAAAATCTGAACTATCATATATGACCCCAACATTATATTTCTTTAACCCTGTAAAATCTGAACTATCATATATGTTCTccaacaattattattattatttttcaatacaTACCCTTGTTCAGTTTTGCTTGCAGGAAAGGGCCTCTTAAGCACtttttaaattccaaaattaACCCCCATGTGTTAGATAAATCCTctacttatataattttttttttttaaacacttTTGAGGTTTGTGTATAAAAAATTGGGATTTATAATAAGTATATTTGTAAATCAATGGGCGTTCATGGATATATTTTGTAATAccttgtatttttatttatttttaatccaTCAATTGCTTTTGACAGATTACACCCAAAGTTTTGCAAGTTTGGGCAAGAATACTATGTGCAGTTCCAAACTCCCGACTCGTGGTGAAGTGTAAACCCTTCTGTTGTGATAGTGTGAGACAGAGGTTTCTCACAATATTAGAGCAATTGGGGCTTGAACCCTTGCGTGTTGATTTGTTGCCTTTGATTCTTCTCAACCATGACCATATGCAGGCTTATTCTCTGATGGATATCAGGTCAGAAATTTCATTTGAGTCAATTTTCTGATTCTCCTAAACTGACTCTGTTGTTTTTGATAAAATGTTCTCATGTGCTATATCATTAGTCATATAGCAAAATGTACAGATAGTCCTTGACCTACCGAGGTCTGTTTAGGCCTGATATAAAAGGTTTCATTGGAAGGTTTCAGATAGTAGGTTACCTATCCTGTAACAAATAAATAACCAGGTTACTTCATGGTGATCCCTATCTTCTTGGTGAAGTTTCAGCCCTGGGTTCCAACTTGAGTCTGTGAACATGTTGGGAAACCTAACTAAGGGTTTAATAAGATCCTTCAACCTGGGTGTCCCTTCAGAGACATTCGATCAACAATGTCTTATTAGACTATTGCCCTAGTTTAGTTTGGTCAGGAGCGCTATGAGAAGATGTTCCAGCTTTAACGCCAATTGAAGCAGGTGGCTATGCTGCTCATTTCACACAAAACCTGTTGTGCAGACAAGGGAATCTTCAATGCCTGAGGTGGATCGACACCAGATATGGCAACTTTGTCACTGAACTTCTCAATTAAACACTTATGTCCCAAAAGAGAATCTAACGGCAGTTGATTCTTTTGTATGAAACTACCTTTCTAACCCTGATTCACGAACAGCTAAAACAAGGAAGTCATTTTTTAGGAGAAAGGGTAAATTGTCATTTTTTAGGGAATTCTTTTGATGATCAGGGAAGGAATCACAATATATGAGAAAGTTTACGGACAAAAGTTGAGGAAATTCTTTTGATGATCAGGGAAGGAATCATGATATTTGAGAAAGTGTCAGAGACTAAAATTCAACAGTTTGGGATAAGTTGCGAAACAGGATAGTACAGTTACTATCCATACATTCTACCCTGGTTCTATATTTTGACCTAGTTCGTTTGTTTTTCTCGTCACGAGTCCAGCTAGGGTGCTTCCGGAAGTAGCTACTTCCAACTTTTGGGCTTTTGGATTTGTAATAAAACCACCACTAAATATTAGACCCTAGTGATCCAAGGGCCCAAAAGTCGGAAGTAGCATACTTCCAGAATCATTCCAGCTCAATACTTCTCGTCAATACATAGTTTTACTATATTCAGAAACAATCATGCACATTTTTCTCTTCTATATGAGTAATTTCTGATGTTTGTTTCTGCGTAGCCTGGATACATTTCCATACGCTGGAACAACGACAACGTGCGAATCTTTATTTATGGGAGTCCCTTGTGTTACAATGGCTGGTTCAGTACACGCCCATAATGTTGGCGTGAGTCTTCTCACTAAAGTTGGTATGTAACTTTGTGCCCCGATGCCTCAGATTTCATTCTTGACTTATGGATCTCTTACCGCATGTCTCACTTTACAGTACCATTTTATGCTCAGCTTGTTTTAAGTATTAGTCCAGTGGAATAGTTGTTTTCAAATTCCTAGTAGCTCTTTTGTTCAGAATTCTCCAATAGTTTCCTGCCTACTCAAGCTTGAAACTCTAGACTTTGGCTGTCAAATGCCAAGAAGCTCTTCTATAAGCTGGGTTCACTTTCGCCTAGTTTGGGAATGTATTTGTGAAGTATAATTTCTTTGATGCTTTAGAGCCTCCAGGAAACTCGGTGCTCTGGAGCTCTGCTTTTTCAATGCTATGACATGGTAGTAGGAACCTTCACCGGGATGGTTCTTGAAATGGAGGTTCTCATCGCCATTCCATAGTATTGGAGGAATGGAGGCCCAAAGTTTGTCCGAGTTTAATTTGTCTTAGTTTTTTTGGAGGCTTTAAAGTGGCTGCATTTGACAAACACACAGACTTAGTCGTTGTAAATCTCTGGACCCTACTTGGCAATTCTCTGGGTACCTTGTGGTAAATTATTCTAAACATTACTTCTAAACCCTAACCATAGCTGCAGGTGTGCTAAATTTCTTGCTTATCATTTGCAGGACTTGGACGTTTGATTGCCAAAACTGAAGATGAATACGTCCGATTAGCATTGCAGCTAGCATCCAACGTCTCTGCCCTACAAGACCTGAGATTGACCCTCCGTGATCTCATGCTGAGATCACCCGTATGCGATGGAACAAAGTTCGTCCGCGGATTAGAGTCCACATACAGGAACATGTGGCACAGATACTGTCGTGGTGACGCCCCTGCTCTCAAAAGAATGGAATTATTTCAGGAAAAAACCGAATTAAATATTTCCGTAGTAGAAAATCACCCCACAACAATGAAAGCTAACGGCACAAATATTTCCAGCTACGAGGAAAATGGACACTAATTTAGAGTCAAAGTGGCTCATAATATCTCATACTGTAGAAAAGAAATGCGGCAAGAAGCTTCAGGATTACTACGAATTGATTGCCCGTAGCTGATGATATTTGATCTGTTCTAATCTACGTCAATGAGTTTAATTCATATGCCAAAGATTGGTGTTTATTCTAGCAATGATATTCATGGGGAGTCTTAGATTCATGGTGGTGgtgctttaatatttttttattttggactAGGTGGAGAGAAACCCTCTTGTTTGTGGGTATTGGTAAGGTTTAGAGGATAATTATACTTATAGCTATATGTATTTAACTGTGCCATCTCCGATTCGAGAAAGGGGACATGTACCGGGTTTGTAAAGTTAGAAAAATAGATGGAAAAATCTCTAGTCTGAGCCATTTCTACCTGTTCGAATTGGATAATCTTGTCTATTTACTGTTACCTAACTGTCTTATTATCATTTTGCATGCTTACAAGTATACAAGTGGAAATTGATCATTTTGCCATAATAGTTCGCATTTGAGGGTCTGCTTGTTTCGCTGCAACTGGTGAGGGTTGAAATGATTTTCGGTCCCAAGTACTCActttctgctgtttgtttgtcGGAACTCTTTAACATTTTCAGTATGTTATAATTGACATTACTCTTGTGTTAATTCCGGGAGTTACGGggagtaggaaaaaaaaatgaaaaattagttgtaattttttttttttttttttctcactctgTTGTGTACTAATAGGAGAATTTTTGTTGAAATAAATACAGAAAGTGggagaatttaaattttgaagttattggtttttttttaaacaaaagagtggtataaaaataaatttcatttgAACATTTTAGTTCAActgtaagttatttttaactaaaactaCAGATTAGAAAAGGGTCCCCGGTAACTGAAATTTCTTATTCCGAGCCTCTTGCACATCAATGAATCATAAATGCTATTTGCTCTTTCGTCTAATCTTTTGTTCTCAATTGAACCAATGATATTCAAAGTAAAGGTTGCAATTAAGTGGGCGGGTGATAGAGGcctaattataattttagagGAGTTGGGGACAAAGgtgaaaaatttttaattattaaaaaatattagaaactaaaataaacACTTCTAAAACCATTCTCCTCGGGCTACATTACACGGTTGGGCCACAGATAAGGTCACTATGGATGTTACAGATTGCAAATCATATGTAATTTAAGATGATAGAATATTGAAAAGTACGACAACTAATTTATAGGTATTTTTTaacccaaaatttaaaaacaaaagttgTAAAGATTTGCTTATACTTCGGTACTTTTCCAATCAAGACGTTTAACCTTCTAAATTGTATTAAACAGCTGAAgagacttcttttttttttcaaatgaaataaaatactaattaaataattattttgagtgATTGCTTGGCGCATAAtgttatataacttttaaaaaacttttttttctctcctctagtTATAATAATTAAGCATCAAAATTGAAGAATCAAGAGTATTtatcttcaatttttattttttatgtattagaataaaaaaatagattcttTTTGTTTGAAAGTTTTGCAAGATTATATGCAATAACTCATAAATTCTATTGCATTGTTTTTCCTTGTTATTTGtcatactaattttttaaagacACTATGGAATTACTATTTACAAATCAATTTATACATTATACTTTAATGCTCTGTTTGGTACCATGAAAACTTTAGAATAGAGCAATTTGTTCTTCAAAATTCGCCAAACAATGTACAAAATTGAAAGAATAAATAATTCCGATCCAACCGGGTAATTCTAGCTTATTCTAGAATTATccgttaaaaataattttgatgagCCCTTGGAATTGGAGGATCCTGCAATTTATTCCAAGGGCAGAAGGAGGAAAGTGGCCTCATTCCACACGCGTGCCTGCCCTGCGATTTATTGCCTTCCGAAAAGCTGTGcagctccctctccctcccctttACTATCTCTTCCAACCTAATCCTAACCTCACTTAATAGTTGTAGTTCCTTCTTATCGACCTTCTCCCATCTTTACTAAATCCCTATCTCTCTTGGTAGGGTTTGGTGCTCTCTTATCCCTCTTTACTCCACCTCTCTGCTTCGTCTTCGTGCTTTCCCTAGGGAGTATCTTCATTATCTTCCCTCATTACTCTGTATCTTATCTACTGCGGTAGCTGCGGCTTCATCTTTGGCGCAAAACCCCCATTAATTGAGGAGGTGTGCAAATTGAAGGTATTGTCGTGTCTCCTTCTCACCAAGTCTTGCGGAAGTGCGGTTCCTGGTGCAAATCTTTCATTAATCAAGGTGATCTCGCTCGGTGGGAGAGCAATATTATTTCTTCATTTTGCCTCTCTATTTCAATTATTTTGGCACTTCGACTTGTCTACTCACATCCATTTAATTCGGTTACCTCCTCTTACTAGTACCGGTAAGacactttcttttccttttaaataAGATTATGGTCCATAGCAGGGGAAAAGTCATATTTGAAACAAATTGCTGGTTGTATGCGTAGCCCCACTTCGCAAATAACTATTTCCCTTTTTTATCTTGCGGAGGTGAGGTTATCTTATATAACAGTAGCACTTCAAGATTGGTGCTTTGTGGATTGTGATTTTTAAGCTACGTTGTATGTTGCAATTGGTTGGATGTGTTACTGGCTTGGATGGCATGGAATATGTTCTATGCAGCCGCCATAGTGACATATGACAACCCTTTCATACTAAGTCATGTTCcttctttataaaattttttcccTAGCTGTTGGGcctacaaaaaatttaattggaaAATTATTGTAAGTCTATATAACCTAATGCTTCTTTTTATCTCTTCGAAATATTTCGAACTATATATGCTCATCTATATATCATCTATGTCGTAATATAATCAAAATGCCATTCATGTCatgttattagttttttttttttttgtaaggcCATTGTTATGTTTGTTGAAGGCTTTATATAATGCCTTgcttttttttgattttgttttcctGTAATGACAGTCATACTGTAATGACAGTCATAAGAATAGTGCATATTAAACATTGTTGCATGCTCTAGTACTGATTTTGATTTACTATTGATAATGCCATAACTTATTATGTAATCCAAGTGCCATTCAATTCTAGCATACATCATCGACACAAACATCACAAACAGAGGTTGAATCCTTTATTAGAAGTACAATCAGGACACGTACAGAAACTTGTAACCAGTGATAGTCGTAGGAAAGTTGTGATAAAACAACTCCCTAGCTAAGTCTTTCCCTTGTTGCTTTACAATTCCTTATTTAGTTGATTTCTGTCTCAGTTATAAACGTTTTTCTAAAACGAAGTTGGTTGGGGTCTAAAACTGCTGGGTACTTTTGTAATATAGGGCCATAATATTGCGATGATGCATGGGAATGAAGATAACTTTCTATAGTTTGGGTGGTATGTTTACTTACATGCAGCCACCATAGAATCAACGTGAACTTCTTCCTCTGAGCCATGTAATTATACTTAAACCAGTACTACCTACAAACTTATGTACTGGTTTTCatctttatttaaaatttcttctaCTTCAGATGACTCCTCAAAATAAGTCCACACAGGGTGTTGTGAAAACGTATTCTAACACCATTGATGTCATCTCAGCTGACTCCCAAAGCATTGCATGTTTTGGACAAGAATCCTCGAAAATTAGAGTATGCTCTGGAAATTGGACGGAGGTTATGGATTTAGCGATATTGAACTTGATAATCGAAGAACATGTTCTGGATAATTTCATTAATGGTAGTTTCACCACACTCGCCTGGAGTAGAGTAGTTCATGATTTTAATCAACGAACAAAACTCAACTTTATCAAAAGCTATTCACAAAATCGATTGAAAGTTTTGAAGCACTAATTTGTCATGTATCAAACATTAGCAAACAAGAGGGGGTAGGGGTGGGACTACGATCACAACATTCCGATCGCTGGCGATCCCAGTGACTCCGGACACTGTGATGTCTGTAAGTTActatatatctttattttaattttcttgtaaTATAAGAACAATTATTTAACTTGCTTATTATATCTATATTGCGTAGGAAAATTCAGGTTATGCACGATATAGGGATAAACCCTTTCCTGCATATCATGACAAAGAGTTGTTATCTAGAAAAACTACTGCAATGGATAGGTATGGATTTACAACGGGGATGCACGCAAcacctcctcgtcctcctcgggCACAACTGCTCTCTTAGAACAAATTCAAAAATCAATGATGAGTCCCTCTGGTCAACTTTCTAGAGCTAGAATAGAAATTATGCCAATGTCGCCACGGAATGAAGCTATCAACGACACCACTTCATGCTCTCCTACTCCTACTCCTATCAAGAGGGAAAATTCATATGTTAGTAGTGCCTCTAGTCACACATTCTGGCAAGAGACGCCGCTCCTCCCTACCTTCAGCAAGACAACACCAACCTCAAGTTGCAGAGGAAAACTTGATGTCACCCCTGATTGTATCCAATAGCTTGTAGAACTTGGAAAGAAAAGATTGAACATAGCCGAGTGTATGCTGCAATGTGAGCTTGATGCCGGTCCAAAGATGCACTCTATAGAAGATTGTATGGCAAGATTAAATAATGTCCCTTGATTGACTCTTGAAGCAATCCTCTTTGCATGAGAAGCGCTCAAAGATGAGCACAATAGGACCATCTTCATGTCACTAAGTGGCGGCATCCTCTATATGTGGATTGAGCGTCAATTAAGCATGCAACATCCGCCACTGGACAAAAGCTTGATGCATCTTCCTTCTCTCCTATCTAGA
This DNA window, taken from Ananas comosus cultivar F153 linkage group 5, ASM154086v1, whole genome shotgun sequence, encodes the following:
- the LOC109710162 gene encoding probable UDP-N-acetylglucosamine--peptide N-acetylglucosaminyltransferase SPINDLY; protein product: MALTEQDNCNGRERDDALSESANLKGGAAPQVTQVKKKFEGKDALLYANILRSRNKFVDALVLYNSILEKDNTNVEALIGKGICLQMQNLTRQAFESFMEAIRLDPQNACALTHCGVIYKDEGHLLEAAESYQKALKADPSYKPAAECLAIVLTDLGTSLKLAGNTEEGIQKYCEALKIDGHYAPAYYNLGVVYSEMMQYDLALSCYEKAALERPLYAEAYCNMGVIYKNRGDLEAAIACYERCLTVSPNFEIAKNNMAIALTDLGTKVKLEGDINQGVAYYKKALFYNWHYADAMYNLGVAYGEMLKFEMAIVFYELALHFNPHCAEACNNLGVIYKDRDNLDKAVECYQMALSIKPNFSQSLNNLGVVYTVQGKMDAAASMIEKAIAANPTYAEAYNNLGVLYRDAGNITLAIEAYEKCLQIDPDSRNAGQNRLLAMNYIDEGSDDKLFEAHREWGRRFMKLYPRFTSWDNEKDMDRPLVVGYISPDYFTHSVSYFIEAPLSHHDYSNYKVVVYSAVVKADAKTLKFKDRVLKKGGLWRDIYGVDEKKVASMVREDKVDILVELTGHTANNKLGTMACRPAPIQVTWIGYPNTTGLPTIDYRITDSFADPPNAKQKNIEELVRLPECFLCYTPSPEAGQVCPTPALSNGFITFGSFNNLAKITPKVLQVWARILCAVPNSRLVVKCKPFCCDSVRQRFLTILEQLGLEPLRVDLLPLILLNHDHMQAYSLMDISLDTFPYAGTTTTCESLFMGVPCVTMAGSVHAHNVGVSLLTKVGLGRLIAKTEDEYVRLALQLASNVSALQDLRLTLRDLMLRSPVCDGTKFVRGLESTYRNMWHRYCRGDAPALKRMELFQEKTELNISVVENHPTTMKANGTNISSYEENGH